In the genome of Mesorhizobium sp. NBSH29, the window TGATGGCGGCACTGAACCAACCGCCGCCGGCGCGCGGCGCCCTTCGACCGCTCAACGACGCACATCGGAAGCGCGCGACCGCGCGTCCGGGACAAGTTCGGCTCCGGCCCGCAGAACACCGTCCGAACAAGACGATACCCTCACGACAGGGACCGTGCGCGCCAGAACAGTTGATTCTGAAAATGACCTGGCACTCGACAAAGGCGCCGAAAGGGTCGAGGCAATAGAAGGGCTTGATCGCGACGCTGAGGAGAACCCCTACGCTCCACTCGGCTTGCGGCTCGGCACCTTTACGGTCACGCCGACGCTTGAGACCGGACTGACCGCCACCTCAAACGCCGATTCCAGCGCCAACGGAAAATCAGCGATCCTGTCGGAAACCACGCTGCGTCTGAACGCCGTCTCGGATTGGGTTCGCCATTCCGCCTCGCTGGAGGCCTATGGCACGCTGCGCCAATCCATCTCCGGCGCCGATCTCGACGAGAAGGAGGCCGGCATCAAAGCTTCCGGCATCTACGAGATCGACAATGAGCTGCGCGCGGTTGGCTCGCTGGGCTATGTGATACGTCCGGAATCCGCTTCATCTCCGGTCGTTATTGAAGGCACAGCCTCCCGACCGGTTCGCCAGACAGTGACGGCGGGGCTTGGTCTGCAAAAAGATCTTGGCAAACTTCGGCTGAGTGTCCTGGGCAACGTGGAACGTGATTTCTTCGGCGATGCCGAACTGTCGTCAGGCGGCACGCTCTCGCAACGGGAACGCGATTCTACGCTGGCGACCGTCAAACTGCGCGGGGGCTACGAGATCTCGCCAGCGCTGACGCCCTTTGCCGAAGTGGAAATCGGCCGCCGCAACTATGATGAGAAACTGGACGCTAGCGGTTTTCAACGCTCAGCTGATCGGTTGGGTGCCCGCGCCGGCGTGGCGCTTGATCTGGGTGAAAAATTCGGCGGCGAATTTTCCGCCGGCTGGCTGCGCGAAGAACTGGATGATGAGCGGCTTGCCGCGATCTCAGGTTTGACGCTGAACGCCGACCTCAAATGGTCGCCGGAGCGCGGCACGACAGTCGGGCTGGCAGCCAATACCACTGTCGAAGGCACCACAACCGCCGGTGAAAGTGGCTCAGTTCTGCATGCAGCGAAACTCTCGGTAGACCGCGAGCTGCGCGCCAACCTCACCGCAAACGCCGCTATCGGCGCTTCCTATCGCGATTACGCCAGCACCAACGGCCACGACACCATCCTTTCGGCAGAAGCGGGAGCAACCTACTGGTTCAACCGCTACATGGGTCTTGTCGGTCGCGCTCGCCACGAGCAGTTGAAGAGCAACCTTCCCGGTCGCGACAGCCAGACCAACAGCGTATTCCTCGGCGTGAAGCTGCAACGCTAGGCCAATTGCGGCAGGCACTCCCGGCTCCAGGCGAACCGCTTAGCGCGGTTCTTTCCTGCGCTCCATCGGCACAACTTCATTGGCCAGCTTACGGATTGTGTCGGCAACCTTGTCGTGAATATCCGGGCGCGAAAGCGCAAAGGCGACATTTGCCTCGACAAAACCTTCGGGTGAGCCGCAATCATAGGTATTGCCGCGAAAGTGGTAGCCGAAAAAATCCTGCTGCGCCTGCAGCGCAAGCATTGCATCAGTGAGCTGGATTTCGCCGCCAGCCCCCTTCTCCTGCTTCGCCAGAATATCAAAAATCTGCGGCTGGAGAATGTAGCGCCCGTTGATGAAGAGGTTCGAGGGCGCCGTGCCCTGGGCCGGTTTTTCCACCATGCCGGTGATCGCAAAGCCGGTGCCCTTTTCCGCGCCCTTGCCGACAATACCGTATTTGTGGCTCTCGGCGGGATCACATTCCTGAACACCGATAACATTGCCGCCGCTCTGCTGGTAAAGCTCGGTCATCTCTTTCATGCAACTTGTCTCAGCCTGCATGATCATGTCCGGAAGCAGGAGCGCAAACGGCTCATCGCCCACCAGATCGCGCGCGCACCACACCGCATGGCCGAGCCCCATGGGAACCTGCTGGCGCGTGAAACTGGTTTCGCCCGGTCCCGGCTGCAGCCGCTGCAACCGTGCCAGCTGCTCATGCTTTCCACGCTGTTCCAGTGTATTGTAAAGCTCGAACTGCATGTCGAAATGGTCTTCGATGACGGTCTTGTTACGCCCGGTGACGAAGATGAAATGTTCAATGCCCGCTTCACGAGCCTCATCCACGACATACTGGATTACCGGGCGGTCGACGACTGTCAGCATTTCTTTCGGGATTGCCTTGGTGGCCGGCAAAAATCGGGTGCCAAGACCGGCCACCGGAAACACTGCCTTGCGAACTTTTTTCATCTACCGGTTGCCTCCCCTTTACTATGTTCTCAAATGCCGCTTGCCGATTGTGGCTGGGACATTTTCACGCCGAAATTGAAGAATATTGAAGACCTCAGTAAATTCGATGTGGACAATTGCATCGCGCTTACATTTTATCGTCGAAGCGGCTCCATGGTAAACCAAATCCTAACCGCTTTTACCCAGAATGCCTCTTATTTCGAGATATAAAGAGGGTAGCATGTTCAAACCACGAGTCAGGAAATTTGCAGGCACGCTGCTGGCAGCGATTGCCTTGTCTGCGAGCGCTGCATTGACTGCAGGACCCGCTTCTGCCGATGCCGGTTTTCGCGAATGGGTTTCCAGCTTTCGCGCTGTAGCAGCTAAGAACGGCGTGTCCGGATCAACCTATGATCGCGCTTTCCGCGGCGTTACCGAACCGGATCCGGAAGTTTTGGAAAAAGCCCGCTACCAGCCCGAGTTCAAGGCGCCGGTCTGGGACTATTTCGACAATCGCGTGCACGACCAGTCTATCGCTGTCGGGCGCCAGATGGCGCGCCAGTGGAAGCCTTGGCTTGACCGCATCGAACAGCGCTTCGGCGTTGACCGCCACATCCTGTTGGCGATCTGGTCGATGGAATCGAACTACGGCGAGGTCCTCAAGAATGACAAGGTGATGCGTAACGTCGTGCGTTCGCTGGCGACCCTTGGCTATGGCGACAAGCGACGCGCGAAGTTTGCCCGCAGTCAGTTGATTGCGGCCCTGAAAATCCTTCAGAGCGGTGACATCGATGAGAGCCACCTGACCGGCTCCTGGGCTGGCGCGATGGGTCATACCCAGTTCATCCCCACCAGCTATCAGGCCTACGCCGTTGATATGGATGGCAATGGCCGCCGCGACATCTGGGATTCCGTTCCCGACGCCTTGGGAACAGCTGCTAACCTGTTGAAAAAGAACGGCTGGCAGAACGGAAAGACCTGGGGCTACGAAGTGAAGCTGCCTGCCGGAAAATTGCCTGCCGGCTCGCTGACACTGTCGCAGTGGGCAGATCTTGGCGTTGTACGCGCCAATGGCAAGGCATTTCCGCGCGGCAACGAAAAGGCAGAACTCAAGACGCCTGACGGCCGCAACGGCCCTGCCTTCCTGATGACCAAAAACTTCTTCATGATCAAGCGCTACAACAATGCCGACCGCTATGCGATTGCTGTCGGCCTGCTGGCCGATGAAATCGCCGGTTATGGTGGCCTGGTTCAGGATTGGGGCCGCCCCTTTACCAAGCTCAGCTTCGAAGAACGCCAGGAGTTGCAAAAGCACCTGTCCACCTATGGCTATTATGACGGCAAGCTGGATGGCAAAATCGGGCAGGGTTCCGAATCTGCCATCAAGGCGTTCCAGAACGCAGCGGGCTTGACGCAGGACGGCCACCCCAGCAAAGAAGTGCTGAAGGTTCTACGTAAGCAGCGGTAGGCCAATCCCCGCCGCTCCAGGCACGAATGAGGCGGTCGCGAGAAAGCGACCGCTTGGGCGGAGGCGGTGTTGATTTCAAATACTTATATCTTTGCTGCTTATCGTCGGCTCACCATCTCGTGCCTCGCGCTGGCACTTGCTCTGCCCTTTGCAGCCTCCTTCACACCCGAAGCCCTTGCCCAAGATAGCGGACAGCCGCGCCGCACCTTCCTGCAACGCCTGCTTTTTGGCGATGACAAACCTGAGCAGCCGCGCCAATTGCAGCGTGCCAAGCCACGGCAGAAGCCACAGAAGAGCCGCACCCGTCGACAGCGCGACCCCGAACCCACTTCACGCCGTACCCCTGCCGCGAAACGCGCCGACACCCCAATCCGCGCACCAGCACATCAGGGTGGCTCTGCGGCTCTGGAATCTGCCGTCGAGAAGCGCGAAGATGCGCGCAAGGTCGTGGTGGTCGGCGACTTTCTGGGCTCCGGCCTGGCCGAGGGACTGATCGATGCCTATGCCGGCGACGACACGATCGTGATCCTCGACCGCACCAATGGCTCATCGGGTCTGGTACGCGAGGATCATTACAACTGGCCGACAGAACTTGTCACCATCATCGAGGCCGAAAAACCGGCAGCCGTGGTGGCGATGATAGGATCAAACGACCGCCAGCAAATGGCGACCAATACTGATCGCCTGGAAAAGTTTTCCGACGCCTGGACCACCGAATATGAAAGGCGTGCAAACGCCTTTGCCAAGGCCGCGCGCAGCACAAATGCGCCGCTGATCTGGGTCGGCATGCCAGCCTTCAAATCATCCAGCATGACCTCTGACATGTTGACATTGAACGATATTTTCGCGCGCACGGCCACGACAGCAAAAGCTGAATTCGTCGATATCTGGGACGGTTTCGTCGATGAAAACGGCGTGTTTGTCTTTTCCGGCCCAGACATGAACGGCCAGCCTGTGCGCCTACGTGGCTCAGACGGAATCAACCTCACCCAGGCGGCACGCCGCAAGGTTGCATTCTATGTTGAAAAGCCGCTCAACAAGCTTTTGGGCAATGCCGCAACGGAGGCAAAACCGGGCGCTCCATACGCACCCGCAGGGCTTGGCGCACCTGCCGTGGTCCCTGATATTATGGCGCCCGACCTGCCACCCAAAAAGATCGAGCGGACACCTCCCATGGCACTGAACGACCCGGACCTGGATGGCGGTAGCGAACTCTTGGGTGCAGTAGTAACGCAGACCTCGGCGGCATCAGGACAGTCCCGACGCATCGTGTTGGAAGGCATCGGCGCGTCGCCTCCCGCAGGCCGCGCGGATGATTTTTCAGCCTCCGCATTGCGCGATCCGTCGCCACTGCAAAGCGCAGCGGAGCCAACCGCTGGTACCGAAAACTAGCCGGAAGAGTTGGGTACAGTTGGCATTTGAAGGTCGACCATTTACGTCCTACCGCGGCAGCACCGACGACCCCATCAGCATCGTGTCGATGGACTGCGCAGCCTGACGCCCCTCACGGATCGCCCATACAACGAGTGACTGACCCCGCCTCACGTCGCCAGCGGCATAAAGCCGGTCGACGCTGGTTCTGTAGTCGCGCTCGTTGGCACCGACATTGGTCGAGCGGCGGTTGTCTGTTGACACGTTCATCGACCCTTCCAGTTCGCTGATCACACCAGCGTTGAGAGGACCGGCAAAGCCGATGGCGATGAAGCCAAGGTCTGCTCGGATGACGAATTCGGTGCCCGCGATAGGCTTGCGCTTGTCGTCGACCTCGCAGCAACGCACGCCAACCAACTCACCCTCTTCACCGATGAACTCCAGCGTGGCGACCTGAAACTCGCGTTCGGCACCCTCTGCCTGGCTGGATGAAGTGCGCATTTTGGTCGCCCAATAGGGCCAGACAGTCAGCTTGTCTTCCTTCTCGGGCGGCTGCGGGCGAATGTCGAGTTGGGTGACGCGCACAGCGCCCTGACGAAACGCCGTACCAACGCAATCTGATGCCGTATCGCCGCCGCCAACCACAACAACATGCTTGCCGCCGGCATGGATTTCTTCTGACGCCCACGCGACTGACTGGATATCCTCGCCACCAACACGCTTGTTCTGCTGAACGAGATACGGCATCGCATCATGCACGCCATGCAATTCTGCACCCGGAATACCGGCTGGCCGTGGCGTTTCGGAGCCACCACAATAAAGCACCGCATCATGCTCCGCCAAAAGCTCGGCGACAGGCATATCGACACCAACATTGACGCCGTAATGGAAAGTCACGCCCTCGCCCTGCATCTGCTCGACGCGGCGGTCAATATAGTGCTTTTCCATTTTGAAATCGGGAATGCCATAGCGCATCAACCCGCCAGCCTTGGCCTCGCGTTCATACAAATGAACATCATGCCCAACGCGGCCAAGCTGCTGTGCCGCCGCCATGCCGGCCGGACCAGAGCCGATAATGGCGACTTTCTTGCCCGTCTTTTTCTCAGCCGGATAGGGACGGATATGCCCGTTCTCATACGCCTTGTCGGCCAGCGCCTGCTCGATGGTCTTGATGGCGACCGGTACGTCTTCAAGGTTCAGCGTGCACGCTTCCTCGCAAGGCGCCGGGCACACGCGGCCGGTGAATTCGGGAAAATTATTCGTTGAATGCAAATTGCGGATCGCATTGTCCCAATCACCGCTATAGACGAGATCGTTCCAATCAGGGATCTGATTGTGGACCGGGCAACCGGTCGGCCCGTGGCAATAGGGAATGCCGCAATCCATGCAGCGCGCGGCCTGTTTCTCGACCTCTTTGTTGGACATGGGCAGCGTGAATTCGCGGAAATGGCGAATACGATCAGACGCTGGCTGGTACTTGTGCACCTGCCGGTCAATTTCGAGAAACCCTGTTACCTTACCCATGAATTCCAACACCCGGTTCAATCATTTTGTGCTTCGACTTGCGGCCCGCAAGCATCAGTTCTTCCAGTTCTCAACCTTCAAATCCGGCACTTGTGAAAAATGCCTGACATTTGCCGTAACGATGGTCGCATCGGTAGCAAGAGCATGCGCAGCAATCAGCATGTCCATCGCACCGATCGGCTTGCCCCTCTCCTCCAGTGCACTTCTCATGTCGGCATAGACATGATCGAACGGCGTCTCCCAACTTTCGATCACGAGATTCTCAAAGAACATCTCGTAGGCTGCCTTGAGCCGCTTTGACGAAATCTTCGTGTAACCGTAGCGCAGTTCTGACACGACGAGGATGCTCGTCACAATGGAAGCCCGCAGCGCCTCCTGCCTAATCTTCGCTGCCACCTGCCCGGTCGGTAGATTGATGACATCCGAGATGATGTTCGTGTCCAGCAGATACCTCATCCTTTATCTTCCAGATCGACAGGCTCCGGGGGAAAATCTTCTATCTCAGGCATCTGCTCGTCGAACGGGGGCTGCTGAGCCAGCCAATCCAGCACGTCGACCAAAGACTTCTGGGAGGGCTTCGGCTCAAGTCTCAGCGCCCCATCCTCACCCCTGCTGACCAAAACCTCGTCTCCTTCGAACTCGAACTCCTTGGGTATTCTCACAGCCTGGCTACGTCCGTTTCGAAACAGGCTTGCCGTTCGAGTGTTCTTTTCATGAGTATTCATGGCAACCTCCATGTTTGGCATATGACAAAGCATATGCCAAACTCACCATCCCCGCAATAACAGTGCTATTCAGCTGCAACGCCCATGCGCATACGTTCCATTTCGATCAGTGCGCGGCGATACTCCACCGGCATGACCTTACGGAATTTCGGGCGATAATTCGTCCAATCAGCAAGGATCGCCTTGCCGCGTTCGGAGCCCGTATGGTGCACATGTTTGGAGATGAGCTGATAGAGCCGTTCCTCATCATGGCTGGTCATGTCGCCTGAAACATCGACACGGCCCTTATGGGCAAGATCGCCACCATGGTGATGGAGCTTTTCCATCATGTCATCTTCTTCCGGCACTGGCTCAAGCTCGACCATCGCCATGTTGCAGCGCTCGGCAAAGTCGCCTTCCTCATCCAGCACATAGGCGACACCGCCTGACATGCCGGCAGCAAAGTTGCGACCCGTCTTGCCAATGACGACGACAACGCCGCCGGTCATGTATTCGCAGCCATGGTCGCCCACGCCCTCGACAACCGCGATAGCGCCAGAATTGCGCACCGCAAAGCGCTCTCCCGCAACACCGCGGAAATAGCATTCGCCCTCGGTTGCGCCGTAGAGAACAGTGTTGCCAACAATGATGGACTCTTCGGCCACAATGCGCGTGTTTTCAGGCGGGCGAATAACAATTCGGCCACCTGACAGGCCCTTGCCGACATAATCATTGGCATCGCCGATCAGCTCGAACGATATGCCGCGCGCCAAAAATGCCGCGAAGGATTGCCCGGCAGTGCCGGTGAGCTTGACCGAAATCGTATCGCTGCGCAGCCCCTTATGGCGATATCTCTTCGCCACCTCGCCAGACAGCATGGCGCCGACAGAACGGTCACCGTTTTTGATCTCCACGTCGAGCGACACCGGCTCGCGTGCATCCAGCGCGGGCTTTGCCATTTCGATCAGGCGGCGATCCAGAACATCATCAATCGGGTGCTTCTGGCGCTCGGTCCAGTGCATGGCCTCGCGCGGGGCTTCCGGCTTGTAGAATATCTTGGTGAAGTCCAGCCCCTTGGCCTTCCAGTGCTCGATCATGGCGCGCTTTTCGATCAGGCCGGTTTCGCCGACAATCTGGTCGAGATGCGTGTAGCCCATCGCAGCCAGTAGCTCGCGAACCTCTTCAGCCACATAGAAGAAGAAGTTGATGACATCTTCTGGCGTGCCCTTGAAGCGCTTGCGCAGAACCGGGTCTTGCGTGGCAACGCCAACCGGGCATGTGTTGAGATGGCATTTGCGCATCATGATGCAGCCTGCCGCAATCAATGGTGCCGTCGAGAAGCCGAACTCGTCGGCTCCCAGCAGCGCGCCGATGATGACATCGCGGCCCGTGCGCAAACCGCCATCCACCTGAAGCGCCACGCGCGAACGAAGGCCGTTCAGCACCAGCGTCTGCTGCGTTTCGGCCAGACCCATTTCCCACGGGCTGCCGGCATGCTTGAGCGAGGTCAGCGGCGAAGCACCGGTGCCGCCATCATAGCCCGAAATGGTGATGTGATCGGCACGCGCCTTGGCAACACCGGCCGCAACCGTACCAACACCCACTTCCGACACCAGCTTGACCGAAACATCGGCAGCCGGATTGACGTTTTTCAGATCATAGATGAGCTGCGCCAGATCCTCGATGGAATAGATGTCGTGATGCGGTGGCGGGGAAATCAGGCCAACGCCCTGCGTGGAATGGCGTGTCTTGGCAATCGTCGCATCGACCTTATGACCGGGCAACTGACCGCCCTCACCGGGCTTTGCACCCTGCGCGACCTTGATCTGCATCATATCCGAATTGACGAGATATTCCGCCGTGACGCCAAAGCGCCCCGATGCAATCTGCTTGATGGCCGAACGTTCGGGGTTCGCCCCGCCGCCGGGCAGTGGCAGATACCGATCCGGCTCCTCGCCGCCCTCGCCGGTGTTGGACTTGCCGCCCATCGCATTCATGGCGCGCGCCAGCGTGGTATGCGCCTCACGCGAAATCGAGCCAAACGACATGGCACCTGTCGAGAAACGCTTGACGATATCAGCCGCCGTCTCCACCTGATCGAGCGGCACGGGGGAGCGGCCCGTATCCTCGGCCAGCCTGATCTTGAACAGACCGCGAATGGCCTGTGCATTAGCCGTTTCGGAATCAATCTGGCGCGAATAATCCTTGAACGTATCCCATGAGCCTTTGCGCACCGCATGCTGCAAGGTGGCAACCGCATCTGGCGACCACATATGCGCCTCGCCGCGCATCCGGTACATATATTCGCCGCCCACCTCCAGCGCATTGCGCAGCACTGGATCATCTCCAAATGCCTGCGCATGACGGCTGACGGTTTCCTGCGCGACTTCCTCCAGCCCGATGCCTTCAATCGTTGTGGCCGTGCCGAAGAAATAGCGATTGACGAAATCGGTCTTCAACCCGACCGCATCGAAAATCTGCGCGCCGCAATAGGATTGATAGGTGGAAATGCCCATCTTGGACATGACCTTCAAAATGCCCTTGCCGATGGACTTGATATAGCGGTGCACGACCTCATACGCGTCGACCTCTTCTGGCATGTCGCCGCGGGCGTGCATATCGAGCAGCGTATCGAAAGCAAGATAGGGGTTGATCGCTTCCGCGCCATAGCCTGCAAGACAGCAGAAATGATGCACCTCGCGCGGCTCGCCTGTTTCCAGAACCAGACCAACGGATGTGCGCAACCCCTTGCGAATAAGGTGATGATGCACGGCAGCCGTCGCCAACAGCGACGGAATGGCAATCCGGTCCGGCCCGACCTGACGGTCAGACAGGATGATGATGTTATAGCCACCCGCAACCGCAGCTTCGGCCCGTTCGCACAAGCGGTCAACAGCGCCCGACATGCCGGACGCACCTTCCAGCGCGCTATAGGTCACGTCGATCGTCTTGGTGTCGAACCGGTCTTCCGTGTGGCCGATGGAGCGGATCTTTTCGAGATCGCCATTGGTCAAGATTGGCTGGCGAACCTCCAGCCGCTTGCGGCGCGAAGAGCCAACTAGGTCAAAAATATTCGGACGCGGCCCGATGAAGGAAACAAGGCTCATCACCAGCTCTTCGCGGATAGGATCAATCGGCGGATTGGTGACCTGCGCAAAGTTCTGCTTGAAATAGGTGAACAGCAGCTTCGACTTGTCCGACATCGCCGAAATCGGCGTATCGGTACCCATCGAGCCGACTGCTTCCTGACCGGTGGTCGCCATGGGCGACATAAGAAGCTTTGTGTCTTCCTGACTATAGCCGAACGATTGCTGGCGATCGAGCAGCGATACATCCTTGCGCAGTGCGCGCGGCTCGACCGGCTTCTGGTCTTCAAGGATTAGCTGCGTGCGTGAGAGCCAATCCTTGTAGGGATGCTTAGATGCAATCTCGGACTTGATCTCATCGTCAGAAACGATGCAGCCCTTTTCAAGATCAATCAAAAGCATCTTGCCCGGCTGCAAGCGCCACTTCTTGATGATCTTTTCTTCCGGCACCGGCAGAACGCCGGCCTCGGATGCCATGATGATGCGGTCATCATCGGTGACGATATAGCGGGCAGGACGCAGGCCGTTTCGGTCAAGTGTCGCGCCGATCTGGCGGCCATCCGAAAACACCACGGCGGCGGGGCCGTCCCATGGCTCCATCAAGGCCGCGTGATATTCGTAGAACGCCTTGCGATCCGCGCCCATGAGCTTGTTGCCGGCCCACGCTTCCGGGATCAGCATCATCATCGCATGGGCAAGCGAATAGCCGCCCTGCGTCAGAAATTCGAGCGCATTGTCAAAGCAGGCCGTATCCGACTGGCCCTCATAGGAAATCGGCCAGAGCTTGGCGATATCATTGCCAAACAGCTCGGAATCCACCGAGGCCTGCCGCGCCGCCATCCAGTTCACATTGCCGCGCAGCGTGTTGATTTCGCCATTATGCGCGACCATTCGGTAAGGATGCGCCAGCTTCCACGATGGGAATGTATTGGTCGAAAACCGCTGATGCACGAGGATAAGCGCCGTCTCAAAGCGCGGGTCTGACAAATCCTTGTAGTAAGCGCCAACCTGAAAAGCCAGAAACATGCCCTTGTAGACAATGGTGCGCGACGACAGCGACACCGTATAGGAACCATTGTCGCGTCCCTCAGTCTCGGCATAGATGCGCGCGGAAATGACCTTGCGCAGAATGAACAGCCGGCGCTCATAATCATCATCTGTTTCAATATTGGGATTGCGCCCAATAAATGCCTGCCGGTGCACAGGCTCCGATGCTGCAATATCAGGTGCCTTGGACAGTGTTGAATTATCAACCGGAACATCGCGGAACCCGAGAACCGGCTGCCCTTCCGCCTGCGCAACATCGCGGATGATCTGCTCAATATGTGCCTGAAGCGCTTCATCGCGCGGCATGAAGAAATGCCCGACCGCATAATGGCCCGGCTGTGGCAGCTCAACACCCTGCTTGGCCATTTCCTCACGGAAAAACCCATCAGGAATCTGCACCAGAACGCCAGCGCCATCGCCCATAAGCGGATCAGCACCAACAGCGCCGCGATGGGTGAGGTTTTCAAGCATCGCCAGACCATCCTTGACGATCTGGTGCGACTTCACATTCTTCATGTTGGCTATAAAGCCGACACCGCAGGCATCATG includes:
- the gltB gene encoding glutamate synthase large subunit, with protein sequence MTDLTPSVTLANSAATQTKAASEKRPTSFYQPPSAQGLYDPRNEHDACGVGFIANMKNVKSHQIVKDGLAMLENLTHRGAVGADPLMGDGAGVLVQIPDGFFREEMAKQGVELPQPGHYAVGHFFMPRDEALQAHIEQIIRDVAQAEGQPVLGFRDVPVDNSTLSKAPDIAASEPVHRQAFIGRNPNIETDDDYERRLFILRKVISARIYAETEGRDNGSYTVSLSSRTIVYKGMFLAFQVGAYYKDLSDPRFETALILVHQRFSTNTFPSWKLAHPYRMVAHNGEINTLRGNVNWMAARQASVDSELFGNDIAKLWPISYEGQSDTACFDNALEFLTQGGYSLAHAMMMLIPEAWAGNKLMGADRKAFYEYHAALMEPWDGPAAVVFSDGRQIGATLDRNGLRPARYIVTDDDRIIMASEAGVLPVPEEKIIKKWRLQPGKMLLIDLEKGCIVSDDEIKSEIASKHPYKDWLSRTQLILEDQKPVEPRALRKDVSLLDRQQSFGYSQEDTKLLMSPMATTGQEAVGSMGTDTPISAMSDKSKLLFTYFKQNFAQVTNPPIDPIREELVMSLVSFIGPRPNIFDLVGSSRRKRLEVRQPILTNGDLEKIRSIGHTEDRFDTKTIDVTYSALEGASGMSGAVDRLCERAEAAVAGGYNIIILSDRQVGPDRIAIPSLLATAAVHHHLIRKGLRTSVGLVLETGEPREVHHFCCLAGYGAEAINPYLAFDTLLDMHARGDMPEEVDAYEVVHRYIKSIGKGILKVMSKMGISTYQSYCGAQIFDAVGLKTDFVNRYFFGTATTIEGIGLEEVAQETVSRHAQAFGDDPVLRNALEVGGEYMYRMRGEAHMWSPDAVATLQHAVRKGSWDTFKDYSRQIDSETANAQAIRGLFKIRLAEDTGRSPVPLDQVETAADIVKRFSTGAMSFGSISREAHTTLARAMNAMGGKSNTGEGGEEPDRYLPLPGGGANPERSAIKQIASGRFGVTAEYLVNSDMMQIKVAQGAKPGEGGQLPGHKVDATIAKTRHSTQGVGLISPPPHHDIYSIEDLAQLIYDLKNVNPAADVSVKLVSEVGVGTVAAGVAKARADHITISGYDGGTGASPLTSLKHAGSPWEMGLAETQQTLVLNGLRSRVALQVDGGLRTGRDVIIGALLGADEFGFSTAPLIAAGCIMMRKCHLNTCPVGVATQDPVLRKRFKGTPEDVINFFFYVAEEVRELLAAMGYTHLDQIVGETGLIEKRAMIEHWKAKGLDFTKIFYKPEAPREAMHWTERQKHPIDDVLDRRLIEMAKPALDAREPVSLDVEIKNGDRSVGAMLSGEVAKRYRHKGLRSDTISVKLTGTAGQSFAAFLARGISFELIGDANDYVGKGLSGGRIVIRPPENTRIVAEESIIVGNTVLYGATEGECYFRGVAGERFAVRNSGAIAVVEGVGDHGCEYMTGGVVVVIGKTGRNFAAGMSGGVAYVLDEEGDFAERCNMAMVELEPVPEEDDMMEKLHHHGGDLAHKGRVDVSGDMTSHDEERLYQLISKHVHHTGSERGKAILADWTNYRPKFRKVMPVEYRRALIEMERMRMGVAAE